GGCGTGGGGCGAGAGCGAGCCGGTCAGTCATCTGACCCCTCCGCGATCACCCCGGCCAAATCACGGGCGTCCTGGATGAAGCCGGGGAGGATAGCCAAGGTGGCTTCGGCAAAGCCCGCGCCGTAGTTGTGCGCCGTGTCATTGCGGTTATCGCGATAGACGCACCAGCGTTCCGCCGTGTCCAGGGTGATGAGGCCGTGCCTGGCCGCGTGGCGGAAGATGTCCTTGAAGGTGAGTTGGTCCGCCTGGCGATGGGACGCCATGAAGGTGCGGAGCCGTTTCCGCAGCAGATTGCCGGACTGCTCAAGGACAATCTCGAATTCCTTGACGGCGGCGGCGCGAAAGACTTCGTAGAATTCGTCGTCCGGTTCGCGTCCCTGAAGACTATCGTGTGCCGACTGCAACGCGCCGATGCAGCGCGAAAGGAACTCAATGTCGAGAGCCATAGGCTATGCTCGCACTCCGAATAGCCGG
This DNA window, taken from Chloroflexota bacterium, encodes the following:
- a CDS encoding nucleotidyltransferase substrate binding protein, with product MALDIEFLSRCIGALQSAHDSLQGREPDDEFYEVFRAAAVKEFEIVLEQSGNLLRKRLRTFMASHRQADQLTFKDIFRHAARHGLITLDTAERWCVYRDNRNDTAHNYGAGFAEATLAILPGFIQDARDLAGVIAEGSDD